A window of the Cystobacter fuscus genome harbors these coding sequences:
- a CDS encoding YbfB/YjiJ family MFS transporter, with protein sequence MTIHRSTTGASAGATARTPWAIFAGLSASLVGIGLARFAYTPLLPPMIQQHWFAASSVASLGAANLAGYLIGALSGRGLARHGSPVAVIRLMMLLTSVSFLACAFPLSEVWFFCWRLLSGVSGGAIMVLVSGVVLHQVPAGKRGLASGAIFLGIGLGVALSGTLVPLMLTVSLRAAWLTLGVAALLLTFASWGAWPAQDGAHKVPTLASPRRGRMSRPMRLLMAQYALMAVGLVPEMMFLVDYIGRALGKGGGLGAAAWVAYGVGAMAGPVLYGLAADRWGARAAIRLALAAQVLAVLGLMAATDNAALIALAAVIGSFPAGVVPLALGRVHELMEDPHARQAMWSRATVSFALSQAISGYACSAVYGLTGGHHLVLFGLGASALLIAFAIDARGQDARHRPAVAHAAHRAA encoded by the coding sequence ATGACCATCCATCGCTCCACCACCGGCGCCAGCGCGGGCGCCACCGCCAGGACCCCGTGGGCCATCTTCGCGGGCCTGTCCGCCAGCCTCGTCGGCATCGGCCTGGCGCGCTTCGCCTACACGCCGCTGCTGCCGCCGATGATCCAGCAGCACTGGTTCGCGGCCTCCAGCGTGGCGTCGCTGGGCGCGGCCAACCTCGCCGGCTACCTCATCGGCGCACTCAGCGGACGCGGCCTGGCGCGCCACGGGTCACCGGTGGCGGTGATTCGGCTGATGATGCTGCTGACCTCGGTGTCCTTCCTCGCCTGCGCGTTTCCGCTCTCGGAGGTCTGGTTCTTCTGCTGGCGCCTGCTCTCCGGCGTGTCCGGCGGCGCGATCATGGTGCTGGTGTCCGGCGTGGTGCTGCATCAGGTGCCGGCCGGGAAGCGCGGCCTGGCCAGCGGCGCGATCTTTCTCGGCATCGGCCTGGGCGTGGCGCTCTCCGGCACGCTGGTGCCATTGATGCTGACCGTCAGCCTGCGCGCCGCCTGGCTCACCCTGGGCGTCGCCGCGCTGCTGCTGACCTTCGCGAGCTGGGGCGCCTGGCCGGCACAGGACGGCGCACACAAGGTGCCGACGCTGGCGTCGCCGCGGCGCGGCCGCATGTCGCGGCCGATGCGGCTGCTGATGGCGCAATACGCGCTGATGGCGGTGGGTCTGGTGCCGGAGATGATGTTCCTGGTGGACTACATCGGCCGCGCGCTCGGCAAGGGCGGTGGCCTGGGTGCGGCGGCCTGGGTGGCCTACGGCGTCGGCGCGATGGCCGGCCCGGTGCTCTACGGCCTGGCCGCGGACCGATGGGGCGCGCGCGCCGCGATCCGGCTGGCGCTGGCGGCCCAGGTGCTCGCGGTGCTCGGTCTGATGGCCGCGACAGACAATGCCGCGCTGATCGCGCTGGCGGCGGTGATCGGCTCCTTCCCCGCCGGCGTGGTGCCGCTGGCGCTCGGTCGGGTGCATGAGCTGATGGAGGACCCTCACGCCCGCCAGGCGATGTGGAGCCGGGCGACCGTCTCCTTCGCGCTATCGCAGGCAATCAGTGGCTATGCCTGTTCGGCGGTCTATGGCCTGACCGGCGGCCATCACCTGGTGCTCTTCGGGTTGGGCGCCAGCGCGTTGCTGATTGCCTTCGCAATCGATGCGCGCGGGCAGGATGCGCGCCATCGGCCGGCCGTGGCCCACGCGGCGCACCGAGCCGCATGA
- a CDS encoding M4 family metallopeptidase: MRTRMLAACVTFALTACDTEPLDLTAGEAKVDATDLGSTQDIQTALAAFPSTQVLGTHENGVPYMVRGNFGSTHLSPRGLVARDAHALVSSALAGIAPMFRLNASDLVARQLSVDEQGHTHLRYAQTKNGLPVVGHELVVHVDDEGRIYAANGSARDGEPLTSRARISSEAARVVALESTPGGGSTETPRLVYVRSRADGRLKLVFETLVMGGHAGKPVKDHVFVNALDGSVVERTSDIHDALNRSVYSANNGTSLPGILKRSEGQAPTGDAIVDKVYDNLGIFYNCFYDNFGRDGITGTQVRATVHYGSNYAGAFWDGNHLVCGDGDGVNSGPLCIDPDVIVHELTHGVTEADSGLTYSGESGGLNEGLSDIFAAYCESWTRNWSTDLDVWKIGEDVWTPATAGDAVRYMYDPALDGASLDFWTSSAGGNDVHYSSGIANLAFKLLSTGGTHPRGKSTLVVPGIGVQKAGAILYTANRDLFTASTSFAQAKTYTEYTATALYGTGATEVTAVTAAWSAVGVGVPAPPPAASPLTNGVAKTGLSGASGSETYYYLDVPAGMASTFVLSGGTGDADLYVKAGSAPTKTSYDCRPYQSGNNETCNIAARTTATRIYVLLRGYSTYASASLKGSY, from the coding sequence ATGCGTACCCGGATGCTCGCAGCTTGTGTCACGTTCGCGCTCACTGCTTGTGACACGGAACCGCTGGACCTTACAGCCGGTGAGGCAAAGGTCGACGCCACCGACCTCGGCTCCACCCAGGACATCCAGACGGCCCTCGCCGCCTTCCCCTCGACGCAGGTGCTCGGCACGCACGAGAACGGCGTTCCATACATGGTTCGCGGTAACTTCGGCTCGACCCACCTGTCGCCTCGGGGGCTCGTGGCCCGGGATGCCCACGCGCTCGTCAGCTCGGCCCTGGCCGGCATCGCTCCCATGTTCCGCCTGAATGCCTCGGATCTCGTCGCGCGCCAGCTCTCCGTGGACGAACAAGGCCATACCCATCTCCGCTATGCCCAGACGAAGAACGGGCTGCCGGTCGTGGGCCACGAGCTGGTCGTCCACGTGGATGACGAGGGCCGCATCTACGCCGCCAATGGCTCGGCCCGCGACGGCGAGCCGCTCACCTCCCGCGCCCGGATCTCCTCCGAGGCCGCGCGCGTCGTGGCGCTCGAGAGCACTCCCGGGGGCGGCTCCACGGAGACGCCGCGACTCGTCTACGTGCGTTCCCGTGCGGATGGGCGGTTGAAGCTGGTCTTCGAGACCCTCGTGATGGGCGGGCACGCGGGCAAACCCGTGAAGGACCACGTCTTCGTCAATGCCCTCGACGGCTCCGTCGTGGAGCGCACCTCGGACATCCACGACGCGCTCAACCGCTCCGTGTACTCGGCCAACAACGGCACCTCGCTGCCCGGCATCCTCAAACGCAGCGAGGGCCAGGCGCCCACCGGTGACGCCATCGTGGACAAGGTCTATGACAACCTTGGAATCTTCTACAACTGCTTCTATGACAACTTCGGGCGCGATGGGATCACGGGTACGCAGGTACGCGCCACCGTCCACTACGGCAGCAACTACGCGGGTGCCTTCTGGGATGGCAACCACCTCGTCTGCGGTGACGGAGATGGCGTCAACAGTGGTCCGTTGTGCATCGATCCGGATGTCATCGTCCACGAGCTCACCCACGGCGTGACGGAGGCCGATTCCGGCCTCACCTACTCGGGCGAGTCCGGTGGCCTCAACGAGGGCCTGAGCGACATCTTCGCCGCCTATTGCGAGAGCTGGACGCGCAACTGGTCCACGGACCTGGACGTGTGGAAGATTGGCGAGGACGTCTGGACGCCCGCCACCGCGGGTGACGCGGTCCGCTACATGTACGATCCGGCGCTGGACGGTGCCTCGCTCGACTTCTGGACGAGCTCCGCCGGCGGCAACGACGTGCACTACAGCTCGGGCATCGCCAACCTGGCGTTCAAGCTGCTGTCCACGGGCGGCACGCACCCGCGCGGCAAGTCGACCCTCGTCGTACCGGGCATTGGAGTGCAGAAGGCGGGCGCCATCCTCTACACGGCCAACAGGGACCTCTTCACGGCGTCCACCAGCTTCGCCCAGGCGAAGACCTACACCGAGTATACCGCGACGGCGCTCTACGGGACCGGTGCGACCGAGGTGACGGCGGTGACGGCGGCCTGGTCCGCGGTGGGAGTGGGCGTGCCGGCGCCTCCCCCGGCGGCCAGCCCGCTGACCAACGGCGTGGCGAAGACGGGCCTGTCGGGCGCCTCGGGCTCGGAGACCTACTACTACCTGGACGTCCCGGCCGGCATGGCTTCGACCTTCGTCCTCAGCGGCGGCACGGGTGACGCGGACCTGTATGTGAAGGCTGGCTCCGCGCCGACCAAGACCTCGTATGACTGCCGTCCATACCAGAGCGGCAACAACGAGACATGCAACATCGCCGCGAGGACCACGGCCACCCGTATCTACGTGCTGCTGCGCGGCTACAGCACGTATGCGAGCGCCTCGCTCAAGGGCAGCTACTAA
- a CDS encoding cyclase family protein: protein MNLLKTVVITGALLWTLPSAAQNSAVATPFATAKDIDTWMEKNRNWRRWGPEDQLGAVNLISAAKRKDAARLVREGVSVSLAHPLETQKAEDVPYPLGHDMLFTGESPDSTYSADSLSIGFHGFSHTHLDALCHIFHQGKMFNGYDQNLVTAKGCATLAVSALKDGILTRGVLIDLPAFQGVPYLEPGTAIHAKDLEAWEKKTKVRVTSGDAVIIRTGRWARRAAVGPWDVSKQAAGLHASTADWFKKRGVAVVATDVGLDVIPSGVEGSFLPVHVMLINALGIHVIDNADPEALSKAAAERKRHDFLLGIAPLNVEGGTGSPVNPIAVF from the coding sequence ATGAACCTGCTCAAGACCGTTGTCATCACGGGCGCACTGCTGTGGACGCTGCCGAGCGCGGCCCAGAACAGCGCCGTCGCCACGCCCTTCGCGACCGCGAAGGACATCGACACCTGGATGGAGAAGAACCGGAACTGGCGACGCTGGGGTCCCGAGGATCAGCTCGGCGCCGTGAATCTGATCTCCGCCGCCAAGCGCAAGGACGCCGCGCGGCTCGTCCGGGAAGGCGTCTCCGTCTCCCTCGCACATCCGCTGGAGACCCAGAAGGCCGAGGATGTCCCGTACCCGCTCGGCCACGACATGCTCTTCACAGGTGAGTCCCCGGACTCCACGTACAGCGCCGACTCCCTGTCCATCGGGTTCCATGGCTTCTCGCACACACACCTCGATGCGCTCTGCCACATCTTCCATCAGGGCAAGATGTTCAACGGGTACGATCAGAATCTCGTCACCGCGAAGGGTTGCGCCACGCTCGCCGTGAGCGCGCTCAAGGACGGGATCCTGACACGCGGAGTGCTCATCGACCTGCCGGCCTTCCAGGGCGTCCCCTATCTGGAGCCAGGCACCGCCATCCACGCGAAGGATCTCGAGGCCTGGGAGAAGAAGACGAAGGTCCGCGTGACCAGTGGTGACGCCGTCATCATCCGCACGGGCCGCTGGGCCCGCCGCGCCGCCGTGGGACCCTGGGATGTGTCGAAGCAAGCCGCGGGACTGCACGCCTCCACCGCCGACTGGTTCAAGAAGCGGGGGGTCGCCGTCGTCGCCACGGATGTCGGTCTGGATGTGATTCCCTCCGGCGTGGAGGGCTCTTTTCTTCCGGTGCATGTGATGCTGATCAACGCCCTGGGCATCCACGTCATCGACAACGCCGACCCCGAGGCGCTGAGCAAGGCCGCCGCCGAGCGCAAGCGCCATGACTTCCTGCTCGGCATCGCCCCCTTGAACGTGGAAGGCGGCACGGGCTCTCCCGTCAACCCCATCGCGGTCTTCTGA
- a CDS encoding family 43 glycosylhydrolase — protein sequence MSKRCMLSLALAGVSLAVSPAVAQTVGDPQNPIFRNMYTADPSAHVWADGRLYVYPSHDIAPPRGADLMDEYHVYSTNDMVNWVDHGEILRASNVPWGRPEGGFMWAPDVAYKNGIYYFYFPHPSGTDWNNTWKIGVATSTQPAANFTVQGYIQGLESLIDPAVFVDDDGQAYLYYGGGGIAKGGKLKANMMEIDGQMQTMQGLVDFHEASWVHKRNGLYYLSYADNYDQNGDHNRMRYATSTSPLGPWTYRGVYIDSTDSYTNHGSIVQYKGQWYAFYHTSMLSGNDWLRSVSVDKLYYNSDGTIQLVNQTKQHGTPHFATPLAIPGQIQAEDYDNGAQGVAYSDGSPQNEGGAYRPNEGVDVGTIPSGGFHVGWVSSSEWVEYTVNVATSGTYTVSARVATQTTNGSSLRILFDGKKVGTLTVPNTGEWQTYTTVSTQVNLEAGKHIIQLRFGDALNLDHLTFTKQ from the coding sequence ATGTCCAAGCGTTGCATGCTGTCGCTGGCGCTCGCCGGCGTGTCGCTCGCCGTGTCCCCGGCGGTCGCGCAGACCGTCGGCGACCCACAGAACCCGATCTTCCGCAACATGTACACCGCCGATCCCTCGGCGCATGTCTGGGCCGACGGACGGCTCTATGTCTATCCATCGCATGACATCGCCCCACCGCGCGGTGCCGACCTCATGGACGAGTACCATGTCTACTCGACCAACGACATGGTCAACTGGGTCGATCACGGCGAGATCCTGCGCGCCTCCAACGTGCCCTGGGGAAGGCCGGAGGGCGGCTTCATGTGGGCGCCCGATGTGGCCTACAAGAACGGTATCTATTACTTCTACTTCCCCCATCCCAGTGGAACGGACTGGAACAACACCTGGAAGATCGGCGTGGCGACGAGCACACAGCCGGCGGCGAACTTCACCGTGCAGGGATACATCCAGGGACTGGAATCGCTGATCGATCCCGCGGTGTTCGTCGATGACGATGGCCAAGCGTATCTGTATTACGGTGGGGGAGGCATCGCCAAGGGGGGCAAGCTCAAGGCCAACATGATGGAGATCGACGGCCAGATGCAGACCATGCAGGGTCTGGTCGACTTCCACGAGGCCTCGTGGGTGCACAAGCGCAACGGGCTCTACTACCTGTCGTACGCGGACAACTACGACCAGAATGGCGACCACAACCGCATGCGCTACGCCACGAGCACGAGCCCGCTCGGTCCGTGGACGTATCGTGGCGTCTACATCGACTCCACGGACAGCTATACGAACCACGGCTCGATCGTGCAGTACAAGGGGCAGTGGTATGCCTTCTACCACACGAGCATGCTGTCGGGGAATGATTGGCTTCGCTCGGTCAGCGTCGACAAGCTGTATTACAACAGCGACGGCACGATCCAGTTGGTCAATCAGACGAAGCAGCACGGCACGCCACACTTCGCCACCCCGCTGGCGATTCCGGGACAGATCCAGGCGGAGGACTACGACAACGGTGCACAAGGCGTGGCGTACAGCGATGGCAGTCCGCAGAACGAAGGCGGCGCGTACCGGCCGAACGAAGGCGTCGATGTCGGCACGATTCCCAGCGGAGGCTTCCACGTCGGTTGGGTGAGCTCCTCGGAGTGGGTGGAGTACACGGTGAACGTGGCGACGAGCGGCACGTATACCGTGTCCGCCCGGGTCGCGACGCAGACGACCAATGGCAGCTCGTTGCGCATCCTGTTCGACGGAAAGAAGGTGGGCACCCTCACCGTGCCGAACACCGGAGAGTGGCAGACCTATACGACGGTGAGCACGCAGGTGAACCTGGAGGCTGGCAAGCACATCATCCAGCTGCGTTTTGGTGACGCGCTCAATCTGGATCACTTGACGTTCACGAAGCAGTAA
- a CDS encoding YfhO family protein has translation MSSVSPEPPRPEASPPRWLVPTLGVGLTLLFFHRAVFSANVFFLRDVQQVYVPLWEYWRERVLGGEFPQWYPFDGLGQPYVGMVVSGAFHPAQVLSLVLPGAQGLKWLMLLCFPVAFLGMSALGRRLGWGLGAALLAAMSYTFSGYLVSITNNTLYLLAAVTVPWVFWALEGFLRAPTVGRGLGVAVLLGLVLLAGDVQGYAVCLGGALLWSVSRPASGGTPRALLGMLGVGVVSLLLCAVQILPTLAGLGEVRASNQTLAQATEWSVHPMRLVELVLGPLFAGDSGEPVQVAISAWLLSTSRTELWADSFYLGAPALVLAGVAVTRVRGPRAALLLAAALGVVLLALGKHTPLYGWVFDWVPPWRAFRYPEKLMTFVTFTVCLAAGVGWERLEHAPDVRRRMGHGVLGLGGLVLAVGGAEWLGHVFSEGMLSGLWMGPPWPEAQRRIGEHFVLGCGLAGGSLLALGGILGGVRSAEARAGLVGVVGFGGLLLANGDIYKVGEPELFDEPTPFVLRIQEELREQFGPPPRVYRLLGRYYTPHPLPLPTLAETNALIMGASLMPLVPALFGLESSSAYMPAVSRRVADVQAETRSWVRRTAGLFHTRYFILSSESSEVTALVAEPLRVLERLDAFGLWLVEDSNALPRAYLAHPRCVTAPREALRRLGSIQAPREVVVECAAPLPEPPLEAPRGEVTAVRSLPERVEVEVQARGGEVLVLNDAYYGGWTASVDGEPVPILPANGAVRAVAVPPGAHQVVFRYRTPGLAVGAGVSLGTLLVLLGVDGVLRRRLTPRAGRTTSFS, from the coding sequence ATGTCCTCCGTCTCCCCAGAGCCCCCCCGGCCCGAAGCCTCTCCGCCCCGATGGCTCGTCCCCACCCTGGGCGTGGGACTCACCCTCCTCTTCTTCCATCGGGCCGTCTTCTCCGCCAACGTCTTCTTCCTGCGCGACGTGCAGCAAGTCTACGTACCGCTGTGGGAATACTGGCGCGAGCGGGTGCTCGGGGGGGAGTTTCCCCAGTGGTATCCCTTCGATGGGCTCGGGCAGCCCTACGTGGGCATGGTCGTCTCCGGCGCCTTCCACCCGGCCCAGGTGCTGTCGCTGGTGCTACCCGGGGCGCAGGGCCTCAAGTGGCTCATGCTGCTGTGCTTCCCGGTGGCGTTCCTCGGCATGAGCGCGCTGGGGCGGCGGCTCGGGTGGGGGCTCGGGGCCGCGCTGCTCGCGGCGATGAGCTACACCTTCAGCGGCTACCTCGTCAGCATCACCAACAACACCCTGTACCTCCTGGCGGCCGTCACCGTGCCCTGGGTGTTCTGGGCGCTGGAGGGCTTTCTCAGGGCACCCACGGTGGGACGGGGGCTCGGGGTCGCCGTGCTGCTCGGGCTCGTGCTGCTCGCCGGCGACGTGCAGGGCTACGCGGTCTGTCTGGGCGGGGCCCTGCTGTGGAGCGTGAGCCGCCCGGCGTCCGGAGGCACGCCCCGCGCGCTGCTGGGGATGCTGGGAGTGGGGGTCGTCTCCCTGCTGCTGTGCGCGGTGCAGATCCTCCCGACGCTGGCGGGGCTGGGCGAGGTGCGCGCCTCGAATCAGACGCTGGCGCAGGCGACGGAGTGGTCCGTCCATCCCATGCGGCTGGTGGAGCTGGTGCTCGGGCCCCTGTTCGCGGGCGATTCCGGCGAGCCCGTCCAGGTGGCCATCAGTGCGTGGCTGCTGTCCACGTCGAGGACCGAGCTGTGGGCGGACTCGTTCTATCTCGGCGCGCCCGCGCTCGTGCTGGCGGGCGTGGCGGTGACCCGGGTGCGGGGGCCGCGCGCGGCCTTGCTGCTCGCCGCCGCCCTGGGGGTGGTGCTGCTGGCGCTCGGCAAGCACACGCCGCTCTACGGCTGGGTGTTCGATTGGGTGCCGCCGTGGCGGGCCTTCCGCTACCCCGAGAAGCTGATGACGTTCGTCACCTTCACGGTGTGCCTGGCGGCGGGCGTGGGGTGGGAGCGGCTCGAGCACGCGCCCGACGTCCGGCGCCGGATGGGGCACGGCGTGCTCGGGCTGGGCGGACTGGTGCTCGCGGTGGGCGGCGCGGAGTGGCTCGGCCACGTGTTCTCCGAGGGGATGTTGTCCGGCCTGTGGATGGGGCCGCCATGGCCCGAGGCCCAGCGGCGCATCGGCGAGCACTTCGTGCTGGGCTGTGGGCTGGCGGGCGGGAGCCTGCTCGCGTTGGGGGGCATCCTCGGCGGGGTGCGCTCGGCGGAGGCGCGGGCCGGGCTCGTGGGGGTGGTGGGCTTCGGGGGGCTGCTGCTGGCCAATGGCGACATCTACAAGGTGGGAGAGCCGGAGCTGTTCGACGAGCCAACGCCCTTCGTCCTGCGCATCCAGGAGGAGCTGCGCGAGCAGTTCGGTCCGCCGCCTCGGGTGTACCGGCTGTTGGGCCGCTACTACACGCCGCACCCCTTGCCACTGCCCACCTTGGCGGAGACGAACGCGCTCATCATGGGCGCCTCACTGATGCCGCTCGTGCCAGCGCTCTTCGGCCTGGAGAGCTCGAGCGCGTACATGCCCGCCGTGTCGCGACGGGTGGCGGACGTGCAGGCGGAGACGAGATCCTGGGTGCGTCGCACCGCGGGCCTGTTCCACACGCGCTACTTCATCCTCTCGAGCGAGTCGAGCGAGGTCACCGCACTGGTGGCGGAGCCGCTCCGGGTGCTGGAGCGGCTGGACGCCTTCGGGCTGTGGCTGGTGGAGGACTCGAACGCGCTGCCACGCGCGTACCTCGCCCACCCGCGCTGTGTGACGGCTCCGAGAGAGGCGCTGCGGCGGCTCGGGAGCATCCAGGCCCCGCGCGAGGTGGTGGTGGAGTGCGCGGCGCCCCTGCCCGAGCCGCCGCTGGAGGCACCCCGGGGCGAGGTCACCGCCGTCCGATCCCTACCGGAGCGGGTGGAGGTGGAGGTGCAGGCGCGGGGCGGAGAGGTGCTGGTGCTCAACGACGCCTACTACGGAGGATGGACGGCGAGCGTGGACGGGGAGCCGGTGCCCATCCTGCCCGCCAATGGGGCGGTGCGCGCGGTGGCGGTGCCCCCGGGGGCGCATCAGGTGGTCTTCCGCTACCGCACGCCCGGGCTGGCCGTGGGCGCCGGGGTGAGCCTGGGCACGCTGCTCGTGCTGCTCGGCGTGGATGGAGTGCTACGGCGGCGGCTCACGCCAAGGGCCGGGAGAACAACGAGTTTCTCGTGA
- a CDS encoding AzlC family ABC transporter permease, which yields MLQSRTGLARSISVGLALFPVGLLFGLTAAQNGWRPMEVFALSAIGFTGSGQFALLALTKEGVAPLLIFLIILLINLRYVPMAFTAARGMDGAVGKRATLAHFVSDESYAVEQIADPPAVRASIRLWIALFWVASTTAGALVAMLLPAHWAGSIGAVTFPANALLILLALLRVRAFVERLGRRGLAAILASLPIALGIRILLGSKLFWLPSILLVGLTIHWICKARDAS from the coding sequence ATGCTCCAGAGCCGGACGGGACTGGCGCGCTCGATCTCCGTCGGGCTCGCGCTGTTTCCGGTGGGACTGTTGTTCGGGTTGACCGCCGCACAAAATGGCTGGCGGCCAATGGAAGTCTTCGCGCTCAGCGCGATCGGCTTCACGGGGAGCGGCCAGTTCGCCCTGCTGGCGCTGACCAAGGAGGGAGTTGCTCCCCTGCTGATCTTCTTGATCATCCTGCTGATCAACCTGCGCTATGTGCCCATGGCGTTCACCGCCGCCAGAGGCATGGACGGGGCCGTGGGCAAGCGGGCGACGTTGGCTCACTTCGTCAGCGACGAGTCCTATGCGGTCGAGCAGATCGCCGACCCGCCCGCCGTGCGCGCGTCGATCCGGCTCTGGATCGCCCTCTTCTGGGTCGCGTCCACTACCGCCGGGGCCCTCGTCGCCATGTTGCTGCCGGCGCATTGGGCGGGCTCCATCGGCGCGGTCACCTTTCCAGCCAACGCGTTGCTCATCCTGCTGGCGCTGCTGCGCGTGCGAGCCTTCGTGGAGCGCCTGGGCCGGCGCGGCCTGGCGGCGATCCTGGCAAGTCTCCCCATCGCGCTCGGCATCCGGATCCTTCTGGGCAGCAAGCTGTTCTGGCTGCCCAGCATCCTCCTGGTCGGGCTCACCATCCATTGGATCTGCAAAGCGAGGGACGCGTCGTGA
- a CDS encoding AfsA-related hotdog domain-containing protein encodes MLIEDGVDGRDTPGVVDEVPAGVLEKLKEWVKTFDPSARLQLPRHLVHKSDPRNVFIARLERVSEARPDELAAQLIFDPTHPYHFEHPQDHVPGMMLMEAGRQLGLAVTHLFYGVALDAMFVLNDVKARFRRFAELGEPVFVYSAVHEKEYRRGRLISMRQAGLFIQRGEFLGSMEGSWSVYDRRLMERLRRRPRPGDGSATSRPMTAPATE; translated from the coding sequence ATGCTCATCGAAGATGGGGTTGACGGCCGGGACACTCCGGGAGTGGTGGACGAGGTTCCCGCCGGAGTGCTCGAGAAGCTGAAGGAGTGGGTGAAGACGTTCGACCCTTCCGCCCGACTCCAGCTTCCACGGCACCTGGTCCACAAGAGCGATCCACGCAACGTCTTCATCGCCCGGCTCGAGCGCGTCTCGGAGGCACGGCCAGACGAACTCGCGGCGCAGCTCATCTTCGACCCAACCCATCCGTACCACTTCGAGCACCCGCAGGACCACGTCCCGGGAATGATGCTCATGGAGGCAGGTCGGCAACTCGGGCTGGCGGTGACGCACCTGTTCTACGGGGTAGCGCTGGACGCCATGTTCGTGCTCAACGACGTGAAGGCCCGCTTCCGCCGCTTCGCGGAGCTGGGCGAGCCCGTCTTCGTGTACTCGGCCGTGCACGAGAAGGAGTACCGGCGGGGGCGCCTCATCTCGATGCGCCAGGCGGGGCTCTTCATCCAGCGGGGCGAGTTCCTCGGCTCGATGGAGGGAAGCTGGAGCGTGTACGACCGGCGGCTCATGGAGCGGCTCCGGCGCCGACCGCGGCCGGGGGATGGATCGGCCACTTCCCGCCCGATGACGGCCCCTGCCACGGAGTGA
- a CDS encoding FAD-dependent oxidoreductase — translation MTKHYVVVGGGVSGIAAAHYLREAGAEVELVEQEDTLGGRVAPALLDGQPIELGGKNIGRRYLLFREFARKMGQTDFEPFGINSSRVRPDGRLMTVDSSHRWRGVRELMRACPSSDLLRFATLCARAISRPENGYLGSVRFDALGEHRDDRPLSAYFSQAFSEAVLRPMVVRMNGAEPDEVFPGNVGTNLRMLLDTYEQPKRGMRALFDRFARTVRVTRGTRARGLVVRGGRVAALELEGPGGAREERTCDGVLLALPAHPSAALLAPHAPGLALALGHVRYFPVLVVVARYARKVFSPSTRALVFGPEHPLSNAGAYGINALDVVRYTFSGRTARRALAAGTDVEALLRVGEKLLGHHFPVHPAERVASVARRFEPGLCAYTPHHARLRRELNAGLGRLHGLQLAGDYLRGASIEACFRAAKESAGRMLRNR, via the coding sequence ATGACGAAACACTATGTGGTGGTGGGGGGCGGTGTGTCCGGCATCGCCGCGGCGCACTACCTCCGGGAGGCGGGGGCCGAGGTGGAGCTCGTCGAGCAGGAGGACACGCTGGGCGGGCGCGTGGCGCCAGCGTTGCTCGACGGCCAGCCCATCGAGCTGGGGGGCAAGAACATCGGCCGACGCTACCTCCTCTTCCGCGAGTTCGCGCGGAAGATGGGGCAGACGGACTTCGAGCCTTTCGGCATCAACTCCTCGCGCGTGCGGCCCGACGGCCGGCTGATGACCGTGGACAGCTCGCACCGATGGCGCGGCGTGCGGGAACTGATGCGGGCCTGTCCTTCCTCGGACCTGCTCCGCTTCGCCACGCTCTGCGCGCGCGCGATCTCCCGCCCGGAGAACGGCTACCTGGGCTCCGTCCGCTTCGATGCCCTCGGAGAGCACCGGGATGACCGCCCGCTGAGCGCGTACTTCAGCCAGGCCTTCAGCGAGGCCGTGCTCCGCCCCATGGTGGTCCGGATGAATGGCGCCGAGCCGGACGAGGTCTTCCCCGGCAACGTCGGCACCAACCTCCGGATGCTCCTGGACACGTACGAGCAGCCGAAGCGCGGCATGCGGGCCCTCTTCGATCGCTTCGCGAGGACCGTGCGGGTGACGCGAGGCACTCGCGCCCGAGGGTTGGTGGTGCGGGGCGGGCGGGTAGCGGCCCTGGAACTGGAGGGGCCCGGGGGCGCCCGCGAGGAGCGCACGTGTGATGGGGTGCTGCTCGCCCTGCCCGCGCACCCCAGCGCCGCGCTGCTGGCTCCGCACGCGCCGGGTCTGGCCCTGGCGCTCGGCCACGTGCGCTACTTCCCGGTGCTGGTGGTGGTGGCCCGGTACGCGCGGAAGGTCTTCTCCCCCTCCACCCGCGCGCTCGTCTTCGGCCCGGAGCACCCGCTGAGCAACGCGGGGGCGTACGGCATCAACGCCCTGGACGTGGTGCGCTACACGTTCAGCGGGCGCACCGCACGCCGGGCCCTGGCGGCCGGGACGGACGTGGAGGCGCTGCTGCGCGTGGGAGAGAAACTGCTCGGCCACCACTTCCCCGTCCACCCCGCCGAGCGGGTGGCCTCCGTCGCGCGGCGCTTCGAGCCGGGACTGTGCGCCTACACGCCCCACCATGCCCGCCTGCGGCGCGAGCTGAACGCTGGCCTGGGGAGGCTCCACGGCCTCCAGCTCGCCGGGGACTACCTGCGGGGCGCCTCCATCGAGGCCTGCTTCCGCGCGGCGAAGGAATCCGCGGGGCGGATGCTGAGGAACCGATGA